A part of Micromonospora chersina genomic DNA contains:
- a CDS encoding polysaccharide biosynthesis protein produces MTVLPAGCRVLITGGTGSFGQTMVRRLLTHDVGEVRVLSRDEAKQDAMRQTVGESRVRYYVGDVRDLDSVARACRDVDYVFHAAALKQVPSCEFFPLEAIRTNVLGSANVVEAAESNGVSNVVLLSTDKAVYPVNAMGMSKALMEKVAQAHARNHPDSPTTVSCVRYGNVMYSRGSVIPLFIEQIKAGRAPTVTDPQMTRFLMSLEESVDLVEHAFQHAQAGDIFIRKAAACTIGDLAEAVCRLFDVPVKLDLIGLRHGEKPDETLATREELIQAEDFGDFFRVPVDARDLNYALYVSEGEIGAGPVEDFNSANAPRLGVPQIMDLLRTLPEVRAELALRDPALAC; encoded by the coding sequence GTGACTGTCCTTCCTGCCGGGTGCCGGGTGTTGATCACCGGTGGCACCGGCTCCTTCGGTCAGACGATGGTGCGGCGCCTGCTCACGCACGACGTCGGCGAGGTACGCGTGCTGAGCCGCGACGAGGCGAAGCAGGACGCCATGCGGCAGACCGTGGGCGAGAGCCGGGTGCGCTACTACGTCGGCGACGTACGCGACCTCGACTCGGTGGCGCGGGCCTGCCGGGACGTCGACTACGTCTTCCACGCCGCCGCGCTCAAGCAGGTGCCCTCCTGCGAGTTCTTCCCCCTGGAGGCCATCCGGACCAACGTGCTGGGCAGCGCGAACGTGGTCGAGGCCGCCGAGTCCAACGGGGTGAGCAACGTGGTGCTGCTCAGCACCGACAAGGCCGTATACCCGGTCAACGCCATGGGCATGAGCAAGGCCCTCATGGAGAAGGTGGCGCAGGCCCACGCCCGCAACCACCCGGACAGCCCGACCACGGTGAGCTGCGTCCGCTACGGCAACGTCATGTACTCGCGCGGCTCGGTCATCCCGCTGTTCATCGAGCAGATCAAGGCCGGTCGCGCGCCGACCGTCACCGACCCGCAGATGACGCGCTTCCTGATGTCCCTGGAGGAGTCGGTCGATCTCGTCGAGCACGCGTTCCAGCACGCGCAGGCCGGCGACATCTTCATCCGCAAGGCGGCCGCCTGCACCATCGGCGACCTGGCCGAGGCGGTCTGCCGCCTCTTCGACGTGCCGGTCAAGCTCGACCTGATCGGCCTGCGGCACGGCGAGAAGCCGGACGAGACGCTGGCCACCCGCGAGGAGCTGATCCAGGCGGAGGACTTCGGCGACTTCTTCCGCGTGCCTGTCGACGCCCGCGACCTCAACTACGCCCTCTACGTCTCCGAGGGGGAGATCGGCGCCGGCCCGGTCGAGGACTTCAACTCCGCCAACGCGCCCCGGCTCGGCGTACCCCAGATCATGGACCTGCTGCGCACGCTGCCGGAGGTGCGCGCGGAACTCGCGCTGCGG
- a CDS encoding glycosyltransferase family 4 protein, translating into MDVPNGQISTDRWQLRAPTVPALRRTVCVPTVHPVGDQRILRCAQSVLDAGFDVHFIWLGGEPGESRPHDRVRETRLPAPTSFRERLRLVPRVAELARRADPDGWHIHDFYLLPQARRWARRTGRPVLYDVHEYYPEYYSERLPGPRLLRRPAHHMITGVERRYASVLAGANVATEELGDRFRGWGIPTSVTPNYPADALLGDAPRPLVPELLRRVVHTGTLTSMFGAEVIVGLAHELARVAPEVEFLVVRRFPSAAARHAFEELLRRHGTPANLVLLDPMPPHEVGRLLASCGIGVSALQDVGQAALCVSTKLYEYATVGLAVVASDLPATRRFVTRSMVGVLADPRRPAAFAQGVRRLLDDADQVCVAADRHAAAARAELSWERTCAPRLRTLVSQTVR; encoded by the coding sequence ATGGACGTGCCGAACGGCCAGATCAGCACAGACCGGTGGCAGCTCCGCGCGCCGACAGTGCCCGCGTTGCGGCGCACCGTCTGCGTGCCGACCGTCCACCCGGTGGGCGACCAGCGGATCCTGCGGTGTGCGCAGTCGGTGCTCGACGCGGGGTTCGACGTCCACTTCATCTGGCTCGGTGGGGAGCCGGGGGAGTCGCGGCCCCACGACCGGGTCCGGGAGACCCGGCTTCCCGCGCCGACGTCGTTCCGGGAGCGGCTCCGGCTGGTGCCCCGGGTCGCGGAGCTGGCCCGCCGGGCGGATCCCGACGGCTGGCACATCCACGACTTCTACCTGCTGCCGCAGGCACGCCGTTGGGCCCGCCGGACCGGCCGGCCGGTGCTCTACGACGTCCACGAGTACTACCCCGAGTACTACTCGGAGCGGTTGCCGGGCCCGCGGCTGCTGCGTCGGCCCGCCCACCACATGATCACCGGTGTGGAACGCCGGTACGCCTCGGTGCTGGCCGGCGCCAACGTCGCCACCGAGGAGCTCGGTGACCGCTTCCGTGGCTGGGGCATCCCCACCTCGGTCACCCCGAACTACCCGGCGGACGCGCTGCTCGGCGACGCGCCCCGGCCGCTCGTCCCGGAGCTGCTGCGCCGGGTGGTGCACACCGGCACCCTCACCTCGATGTTCGGCGCCGAGGTCATCGTCGGCCTGGCCCACGAGCTGGCGCGGGTCGCGCCGGAGGTGGAGTTCCTCGTGGTGCGCCGGTTCCCCTCGGCGGCGGCCCGGCACGCCTTCGAGGAACTGCTGCGCCGGCACGGCACGCCGGCGAACCTCGTCCTGCTCGACCCGATGCCGCCGCACGAGGTCGGCCGGCTCCTGGCGAGCTGCGGGATCGGCGTGTCGGCGTTGCAGGACGTCGGTCAGGCGGCCCTCTGCGTCAGCACCAAGCTCTACGAGTACGCCACGGTCGGGTTGGCCGTGGTGGCCTCGGACCTCCCGGCGACCCGGCGCTTCGTGACCCGCTCCATGGTCGGCGTGCTCGCCGACCCCCGCCGGCCGGCGGCCTTCGCGCAGGGCGTGCGGCGATTGCTGGACGACGCCGACCAGGTGTGCGTGGCGGCGGACCGGCACGCGGCGGCGGCGCGGGCGGAGCTGTCCTGGGAGCGGACCTGTGCGCCCCGGCTCCGGACGCTGGTCAGCCAGACCGTGCGCTGA
- a CDS encoding lipopolysaccharide biosynthesis protein, with protein MSHLAISTALAQGIAMLTSVFLARLYAPREFGEFSIALSLALIVATAATLRLEMAIPLAEDDREAVVLTATAVVAAVLVAVAMLAILVTCLVVSGRRWSAFGAGAGVLLVPAMVAALGTSAAARMLQSRRERFAAVSGATVLGAAVQGVGQLVAAPLGATGLTGGYVAGRVCYSVALLRRSGVLGVRSAAQWWSTTVKWRRFALLTSPPALLNMISVGAIAPVVAVCYGVTVSGLFAFATRLLTLPAALIGQAVGSVFFPKIAALERDGGDVRLAVERVTTGLVFLSVPTFGFVLLLGPELYVLAFGAQWRTAGSISALLAPWLAASFVSSPLSTLMTVKDRLRSLLLLSGLETALRLGSLASGLLVGSATVGIGAYSLSGLAISVGYVGWSLRLAGSSLRGWAGSVRGYLLLVGAAYPVLLAARGHLPQPVATALAVALTAVLLGFAVRWLHRNRPGGPEGTPKPSVPAGDGAGTPVPSGAHR; from the coding sequence GTGTCCCATCTCGCGATCAGCACCGCCCTGGCCCAGGGCATCGCGATGCTGACCTCCGTGTTCCTGGCCCGCCTCTACGCGCCGCGGGAGTTCGGCGAGTTCTCGATCGCGCTCTCGCTCGCCCTGATCGTCGCGACGGCGGCCACGCTGCGCCTGGAGATGGCGATTCCGCTTGCCGAGGACGACCGGGAAGCCGTCGTCCTCACGGCCACCGCCGTCGTCGCCGCGGTGCTGGTCGCCGTCGCCATGCTGGCGATCCTCGTGACCTGCCTGGTGGTGAGCGGCCGCCGGTGGTCCGCGTTCGGCGCCGGGGCGGGCGTGTTGCTGGTGCCCGCCATGGTGGCGGCACTCGGCACGTCGGCGGCCGCCCGGATGCTCCAGAGCCGCCGCGAGCGGTTCGCGGCGGTGAGCGGAGCGACGGTGCTGGGCGCCGCCGTGCAGGGCGTCGGGCAGCTCGTGGCCGCGCCACTGGGCGCGACGGGCCTCACGGGGGGCTACGTCGCCGGACGTGTCTGCTACTCGGTGGCGCTGCTGCGCCGCTCGGGCGTCCTCGGCGTCCGCTCCGCCGCCCAGTGGTGGTCGACGACAGTGAAGTGGCGGCGCTTCGCCCTGCTGACGAGCCCGCCGGCGCTGCTGAACATGATCAGCGTCGGCGCCATCGCACCGGTGGTGGCGGTCTGCTACGGCGTGACGGTCTCCGGGCTCTTCGCGTTCGCGACCCGCCTGCTGACCCTGCCGGCCGCACTGATCGGGCAGGCGGTCGGCAGCGTCTTCTTTCCCAAAATCGCCGCGCTGGAGCGGGACGGCGGCGATGTCCGCCTCGCCGTGGAGCGGGTCACCACAGGGCTCGTGTTCCTGTCCGTGCCGACGTTCGGCTTCGTCCTCCTGCTGGGCCCGGAGCTGTACGTGCTCGCCTTCGGCGCCCAGTGGCGGACCGCCGGGTCCATCTCGGCCCTCCTCGCGCCCTGGCTCGCCGCCTCCTTCGTGTCATCGCCGCTCAGCACGCTGATGACGGTCAAGGACCGGCTCCGCAGCCTGCTGCTGCTGTCGGGCCTGGAGACCGCGCTCCGGCTGGGCTCGCTCGCGTCCGGGCTCCTCGTCGGCTCCGCCACGGTCGGCATCGGCGCGTACTCCCTGAGCGGCCTCGCGATCAGCGTCGGGTACGTGGGCTGGTCGCTGCGCCTGGCCGGTTCGAGCCTGCGTGGCTGGGCCGGCTCCGTCCGGGGCTACCTGCTGCTGGTCGGTGCCGCCTACCCGGTCCTCCTGGCCGCCCGGGGGCACCTCCCGCAACCCGTCGCCACGGCGTTGGCGGTCGCGTTGACCGCGGTCCTGCTCGGCTTCGCCGTCCGCTGGCTCCACCGGAACCGGCCGGGCGGCCCCGAGGGCACGCCGAAGCCCTCGGTGCCGGCGGGCGACGGTGCCGGCACGCCCGTCCCGTCGGGAGCCCACCGGTGA
- a CDS encoding O-antigen ligase family protein: MTAPDSGDSAAASPEFGTVRRLLLALLPVLGALGAYATVDLSPATFPNLYRLVVVLAVVPAFLLLIRPRTATVVVPRLFLWLAVTWALWLPVSLFWTVDADAGLRKIGAIAYAFAAGLCVLAFSGGSRAGVATLRLGWTAAFLVTGAIAVWELQSGRHLSDGAALGPDATLVASTFYNPNNYAGFLLTCLPFLVWGGVAARSILVRVLHAGLVVLWIVLIVATQSRTGFLGALVIGPVAVWWFGRAASLRQRPVAVPVLVLGLVAWIGLSLAAASEPGQRVLGQFTSPFEENDSLRASDQMRVSLTLLGWRLFVGSGLLGRGAGSYELLAGQWQEADLGGTTVAHNSFAEIAAEFGLPALLPLAAVIVVLVRVTLRRTAAAAHRAEAFDLRMATGLGLAGFAASGLAASSILASPWWWLLLGQASAQVWLLHRMCPSRGDGPTDQRPAGSPWVRGDDQVTGPRSLLVGARRR, translated from the coding sequence GTGACGGCTCCCGACAGCGGCGACTCCGCCGCGGCATCCCCCGAGTTCGGCACGGTGCGGCGGCTGCTGCTGGCGCTCCTCCCGGTCCTCGGCGCGCTGGGCGCGTACGCCACCGTCGATCTCTCTCCGGCGACCTTCCCGAATCTCTACCGGCTCGTCGTCGTGCTGGCCGTCGTGCCGGCGTTCCTGCTGCTGATCAGGCCGCGGACGGCCACCGTCGTGGTGCCCAGGCTCTTCCTGTGGCTGGCGGTGACCTGGGCGTTGTGGCTGCCCGTCTCGCTCTTCTGGACCGTGGACGCGGACGCCGGGCTCCGGAAGATCGGCGCGATCGCCTACGCGTTCGCGGCGGGGCTCTGCGTGCTGGCCTTCTCCGGTGGATCACGCGCCGGCGTCGCCACGCTGCGCCTGGGCTGGACGGCGGCCTTCCTGGTGACGGGAGCGATCGCGGTCTGGGAACTGCAGTCGGGGCGTCACCTGTCGGACGGCGCGGCCCTCGGTCCCGACGCGACGCTCGTCGCCAGCACCTTCTACAACCCCAACAACTACGCCGGGTTCCTGTTGACCTGCCTCCCCTTCCTCGTCTGGGGCGGCGTCGCCGCGAGGTCGATCCTGGTCCGCGTCCTGCACGCCGGGCTCGTCGTCCTCTGGATCGTCCTGATCGTGGCCACGCAGAGCCGCACGGGCTTCCTGGGCGCGCTGGTGATCGGCCCCGTGGCGGTGTGGTGGTTCGGCCGGGCGGCGAGCCTGCGCCAGCGGCCCGTGGCGGTGCCCGTGCTGGTGCTCGGTCTCGTCGCGTGGATCGGCTTGTCGCTCGCCGCCGCGAGCGAGCCGGGGCAGCGCGTGCTGGGGCAGTTCACGTCCCCGTTCGAGGAGAACGACAGCCTGCGCGCGTCCGACCAGATGAGGGTGAGCCTGACGCTGCTGGGCTGGCGGCTGTTCGTCGGCTCCGGGCTGCTCGGGCGCGGCGCCGGCTCGTACGAGTTGCTCGCCGGTCAGTGGCAGGAGGCCGACCTCGGCGGCACGACGGTGGCCCACAACAGCTTCGCCGAGATCGCCGCCGAGTTCGGCCTGCCGGCGCTCCTTCCGCTGGCCGCCGTCATCGTGGTGCTGGTGCGCGTCACGCTGCGGCGGACGGCCGCCGCGGCCCACCGGGCGGAGGCGTTCGACCTGCGCATGGCGACCGGCCTCGGGCTCGCCGGTTTCGCCGCCAGCGGTCTCGCGGCCAGCTCGATCCTGGCCTCGCCCTGGTGGTGGCTGCTGCTGGGGCAGGCGTCCGCCCAGGTCTGGCTCCTCCACCGGATGTGCCCGTCGCGGGGCGACGGGCCGACCGACCAGAGGCCGGCCGGCAGCCCGTGGGTGCGGGGCGACGATCAGGTCACCGGCCCGCGGTCCCTCCTCGTCGGCGCGAGGAGGAGGTAG
- a CDS encoding NAD(+)/NADH kinase, with protein sequence MAGLGLVLHPTRDVSEVVGIIERWASGHRKTLLVRAEDEHRVPSCVEPVPADELAGRADALISIGGDGTMLGALRMAVRDPKPVLGVHLGRLGFLVEVEPPDLPRALSRLAAKDFTVESHACLACDVCGDDVVAFNDIALVRQPGSGFVTATLAVDGQRYGYYRCDALVVSTPTGSTAYSYAAGGPLISPAADAVVVTPSAPMAGISRSVVLAPEESIRLDLRPNSAAVAVEMDGLVIKEAATEGAVQIRYRRDAGRVVRFDPQRYQERNQLKLSLLDLPFLPDQLRELLPEELRRERDQRELEPPC encoded by the coding sequence GTGGCGGGACTGGGTCTGGTGCTGCACCCCACCCGGGACGTCTCCGAGGTGGTCGGGATCATCGAGCGGTGGGCGTCGGGCCACCGCAAGACGCTGCTGGTCCGCGCCGAGGACGAGCACCGGGTGCCGTCCTGCGTCGAGCCCGTCCCCGCGGACGAGTTGGCCGGCCGCGCCGACGCCCTGATCAGCATCGGCGGCGACGGGACGATGCTCGGCGCGCTGCGCATGGCGGTACGCGACCCGAAGCCGGTGCTCGGCGTGCACCTGGGCCGGCTCGGCTTCCTCGTGGAGGTCGAGCCACCGGACCTGCCGCGGGCGCTGAGCCGGCTCGCGGCGAAGGACTTCACCGTCGAGTCGCACGCCTGCCTCGCCTGCGACGTGTGCGGCGACGACGTGGTGGCCTTCAACGACATCGCGCTGGTCCGCCAGCCCGGCTCCGGTTTCGTCACGGCCACCCTCGCGGTGGACGGCCAGCGGTACGGCTACTACCGCTGCGACGCGCTGGTGGTGAGCACGCCGACCGGCTCGACGGCGTACAGCTACGCGGCGGGCGGCCCGCTGATCTCGCCGGCGGCGGACGCCGTGGTGGTGACCCCGTCGGCGCCCATGGCCGGCATCTCCCGGTCGGTGGTGCTCGCACCGGAGGAGAGCATCCGGCTCGACCTCCGGCCGAACTCGGCGGCGGTCGCCGTCGAGATGGACGGGCTGGTGATCAAGGAGGCGGCGACCGAGGGGGCGGTGCAGATCCGCTACCGCCGGGACGCCGGCCGGGTGGTCCGCTTCGACCCGCAGCGCTACCAGGAACGCAACCAGCTCAAGCTGAGCCTGCTCGACCTGCCGTTCCTGCCCGACCAGCTCCGCGAACTGCTCCCCGAGGAGCTGCGCCGGGAGCGCGACCAGCGGGAGCTGGAACCGCCCTGTTGA
- the wecB gene encoding non-hydrolyzing UDP-N-acetylglucosamine 2-epimerase, producing MTRVMTVVGTRPEIIRLSRVMARLDSTVEHVLVHTGQNWDPTLSDIFFTELRLRRPDRFLGVDTASLGRVLGGVLVGVEEAVAAYRPDALLVLGDTNSCIAALMARRMRVPVYHMEAGNRCFDLNVPEETNRRLVDHVADFNLVYTEHARRNLLAEGLHPRRILHTGSPMREVLEHYRADIEASTILDQLELAPDGYFVVSAHREENVDRPDRLHRLLDCLRAVRDEWGLPLLVSTHPRTRKALEALAVDDTALEGIAFHEPFGLIDYVRLQTRARCTLSDSGTISEEAAILGFPAVTLRESIERPEALDAGGIIMTGLDPHGVVEAVRVAVDQVAAEGVPCPADYRVPDTSRRVVDFILSTVRRHHQWAGIRV from the coding sequence ATGACCCGCGTCATGACGGTGGTCGGCACCCGGCCGGAGATCATCCGGCTGTCCCGGGTGATGGCCCGGCTGGACAGCACGGTCGAGCACGTGCTCGTGCACACCGGGCAGAACTGGGACCCGACGCTCTCCGACATCTTCTTCACCGAGCTGCGGCTGCGCCGGCCGGACCGGTTCCTCGGTGTCGACACCGCCTCGCTGGGCCGGGTGCTCGGCGGGGTCCTCGTGGGGGTCGAGGAGGCCGTCGCCGCGTACCGGCCGGACGCGCTGCTGGTGCTCGGCGACACCAACAGCTGCATCGCCGCCCTGATGGCCCGGCGGATGCGGGTGCCGGTCTACCACATGGAGGCCGGCAACCGGTGCTTCGACCTCAACGTGCCGGAGGAGACCAACCGGCGGCTCGTCGACCACGTGGCCGACTTCAACCTGGTCTACACCGAGCACGCCCGGCGCAACCTGCTCGCCGAGGGCCTGCACCCGCGGCGCATCCTGCACACCGGCTCGCCGATGCGGGAGGTGCTGGAGCACTACCGCGCCGACATCGAGGCGTCGACGATCCTCGACCAGCTGGAGCTGGCGCCCGACGGGTACTTCGTGGTCAGCGCGCACCGGGAGGAGAACGTCGACCGGCCGGACCGGCTGCACCGCCTGCTCGACTGCCTGCGCGCGGTCCGCGACGAGTGGGGGCTGCCGTTGCTGGTCTCCACCCACCCCCGCACTCGCAAGGCCCTGGAGGCCCTCGCCGTCGACGACACCGCGCTGGAGGGCATCGCCTTCCACGAGCCGTTCGGCCTCATCGACTACGTACGCCTCCAGACGCGCGCGCGGTGCACGCTGTCCGACAGCGGCACCATCAGCGAGGAGGCCGCCATCCTCGGCTTCCCCGCGGTGACCCTGCGTGAGTCGATCGAGCGGCCCGAGGCGCTCGACGCCGGCGGGATCATCATGACCGGGCTGGACCCGCACGGTGTGGTGGAGGCGGTGCGGGTCGCGGTCGACCAGGTCGCCGCGGAGGGCGTGCCCTGCCCGGCGGACTACCGCGTGCCGGACACCTCCCGCCGGGTCGTCGACTTCATCCTCTCCACGGTCCGCCGGCACCACCAGTGGGCCGGCATCCGGGTCTGA
- the pgm gene encoding phosphoglucomutase (alpha-D-glucose-1,6-bisphosphate-dependent) — MAHPRAGQPAEPADLVDVPRLVTAYYAGHPDPTDPAQQVSFGTSGHRGSSLRNAFNEDHILAVTQALCDYRREQGLDGPLFLARDTHALSAPAEASALEVLAANDVTVLVDSRDGYTPTPALSHAILTHNRGRTAGLADGIVITPSHNPPDDGGFKYNPTHGGPADTDVTKWIQDRANSILAAGLKEVKRIPYARARAADTTGEYDFLARYVDDLPAALDIAAIRDAGVRIGADPMGGASVAYWGEIAERHRLDLTVINPTVDPTWRFMTLDGDGKIRMDCSSPNAMASLIAARDRFAVSTGNDADADRHGIVTPDGGLMNPNHYLAVAIGHLFRTREQWGPAAAVGKTLVSSSMIDRVAADLGRPLLEVPVGFKWFVPGLLDGAVGFGGEESAGASFLRRDGGTWTTDKDGILLCLLASEIIATTGKTPSEHWAELAERFGAPAYARIDAPASREQKAVLAKLSPEQVTATELAGEPISATLTTAPGNGASIGGLKVTTTSGWFAARPSGTEDVYKIYAESFRGPEHLARIQDEAKALVTEVLSRA; from the coding sequence GTGGCCCACCCCCGTGCCGGCCAGCCCGCCGAGCCCGCCGACCTGGTCGACGTGCCCCGGCTGGTCACCGCCTACTACGCCGGGCACCCCGATCCGACCGACCCGGCGCAGCAGGTCTCGTTCGGCACCTCCGGGCACCGCGGGTCGAGCCTGCGCAACGCCTTCAACGAGGACCACATCCTCGCCGTCACCCAGGCGCTCTGCGACTACCGGCGGGAGCAGGGCCTGGACGGCCCGCTCTTCCTGGCCCGGGACACCCACGCGCTCTCGGCCCCGGCGGAGGCCAGCGCGCTGGAGGTGCTCGCCGCCAACGACGTCACCGTGCTGGTGGACAGCCGGGACGGCTACACCCCCACGCCGGCGCTGTCGCACGCCATCCTCACCCACAACCGGGGGCGCACCGCCGGGCTCGCCGACGGCATCGTCATCACGCCGTCGCACAACCCGCCCGACGACGGCGGCTTCAAGTACAACCCCACCCACGGCGGGCCCGCCGACACCGACGTCACGAAGTGGATCCAGGACCGCGCGAACAGCATCCTCGCCGCCGGGCTCAAGGAGGTGAAGCGCATCCCGTACGCGCGGGCGCGCGCCGCCGACACCACCGGGGAGTACGACTTCCTCGCCCGCTACGTCGACGACCTGCCCGCCGCGCTCGACATCGCCGCGATCCGGGACGCCGGGGTGCGCATCGGCGCCGACCCGATGGGCGGGGCGAGCGTGGCGTACTGGGGGGAGATCGCCGAGCGGCACCGCCTCGACCTCACGGTGATCAACCCGACGGTCGACCCCACCTGGCGGTTCATGACCCTCGACGGCGACGGCAAGATCCGGATGGACTGCTCGTCGCCGAACGCCATGGCCTCGCTCATCGCGGCCCGCGACCGGTTCGCGGTCTCCACCGGCAACGACGCCGACGCCGACCGGCACGGCATCGTCACGCCGGACGGTGGCCTCATGAACCCCAACCACTACCTGGCCGTGGCCATCGGCCACCTGTTCCGGACCCGCGAGCAGTGGGGGCCGGCGGCGGCGGTCGGCAAGACGCTTGTCTCCTCCTCGATGATCGACCGGGTCGCCGCGGACCTGGGCCGCCCGCTGCTGGAGGTGCCGGTCGGCTTCAAGTGGTTCGTGCCCGGCCTGCTCGACGGGGCGGTCGGCTTCGGCGGCGAGGAGAGCGCCGGCGCCTCCTTCCTGCGCCGCGACGGCGGCACCTGGACCACCGACAAGGACGGCATCCTGCTCTGCCTGCTCGCCTCGGAGATCATCGCCACCACGGGGAAGACCCCGAGCGAGCACTGGGCCGAGCTGGCCGAGCGCTTCGGCGCGCCCGCGTACGCCCGGATCGACGCCCCGGCCAGCCGGGAGCAGAAGGCGGTGCTGGCCAAGCTGTCGCCCGAGCAGGTGACCGCGACCGAGCTGGCCGGCGAGCCGATCAGCGCGACCCTCACCACGGCGCCGGGCAACGGGGCGTCGATCGGCGGGCTCAAGGTGACCACCACGTCGGGCTGGTTCGCCGCCCGGCCGTCCGGCACCGAGGACGTCTACAAGATCTACGCCGAGTCGTTCCGCGGGCCGGAGCACCTCGCCCGGATCCAGGACGAGGCGAAGGCGCTGGTCACCGAGGTGCTCAGCCGGGCCTGA
- the glgC gene encoding glucose-1-phosphate adenylyltransferase produces MAAKVLAIVLAGGEGKRLMPLTTDRAKPAVPFGGMYRMVDFVLSNLANAGYLKIVVLTQYKSHSLDRHITQTWRMSTMLGNYVTPVPAQQRRGPWWFAGSADAIYQSFNLINDEQPDHVIVFGADHIYRMDPRQMVEDHIASGAAVTVAGIRQPLSMADQFGVIEVGEDGRRIRAFREKPTDAVGLPDAPDQIYASMGNYVFSTKALCEAVERDAEDKTSKHDMGGSIIPMLVERGEANVYDFKDNEVPGSTDRDRGYWRDVGTLDSFYDAHMDLINVHPVFNLYNFDWPIYSNQPPYPPAKFVHAWGERVGRAVSSMVSPGSVISGSLVENSIVSPKVKVHSWAHVDGSVLMEGVEIGRHAVVRRAILDKNVYVPEGAEIGVDLEKDRQRYTVSDNGIVVIGKGQRVEP; encoded by the coding sequence ATGGCTGCCAAGGTGCTCGCGATCGTCCTGGCCGGCGGGGAGGGCAAGCGCCTGATGCCCCTCACGACCGACCGGGCGAAGCCGGCCGTCCCCTTCGGCGGGATGTACCGCATGGTCGACTTCGTCCTCTCCAACCTGGCCAACGCCGGCTATCTCAAGATCGTCGTGCTCACCCAGTACAAGTCCCACTCGCTGGACCGTCACATCACGCAGACGTGGCGGATGTCGACGATGCTCGGCAACTACGTCACCCCGGTGCCGGCGCAGCAGCGCCGCGGCCCGTGGTGGTTCGCCGGCTCGGCCGACGCGATCTACCAGAGCTTCAACCTGATCAACGACGAGCAGCCGGACCACGTGATCGTCTTCGGCGCCGACCACATCTACCGGATGGACCCGCGGCAGATGGTGGAGGACCACATCGCCTCGGGCGCCGCGGTCACCGTGGCCGGCATCCGGCAGCCGCTGTCGATGGCCGACCAGTTCGGGGTCATCGAGGTCGGCGAGGACGGCCGGCGGATCCGGGCGTTCCGCGAGAAGCCGACCGACGCCGTGGGGCTGCCCGACGCCCCCGACCAGATCTACGCCTCGATGGGCAACTACGTCTTCAGCACCAAGGCGCTCTGCGAGGCGGTCGAGCGCGACGCCGAGGACAAGACCAGCAAGCACGACATGGGCGGCAGCATCATCCCCATGCTCGTCGAGCGGGGCGAGGCGAACGTCTACGACTTCAAGGACAACGAGGTGCCGGGCAGCACCGACCGCGACCGCGGCTACTGGCGGGACGTGGGGACGCTCGACTCCTTCTACGACGCCCACATGGACCTCATCAACGTCCACCCGGTGTTCAACCTCTACAACTTCGACTGGCCGATCTACAGCAACCAGCCGCCGTACCCGCCGGCCAAGTTCGTGCACGCCTGGGGCGAGCGGGTCGGCCGCGCGGTCAGTTCGATGGTGTCGCCCGGCTCGGTGATCTCCGGCTCGCTGGTGGAGAACTCGATCGTCTCGCCGAAGGTGAAGGTGCACTCCTGGGCGCACGTGGACGGCTCGGTGCTCATGGAGGGTGTCGAGATCGGCCGTCACGCGGTGGTCCGCCGGGCCATCCTGGACAAGAACGTCTACGTGCCGGAGGGCGCCGAGATCGGCGTCGACCTGGAGAAGGACCGCCAGCGGTACACCGTCTCCGACAACGGCATCGTCGTCATCGGCAAGGGCCAGCGCGTCGAGCCCTGA